From the genome of Uranotaenia lowii strain MFRU-FL chromosome 1, ASM2978415v1, whole genome shotgun sequence, one region includes:
- the LOC129739772 gene encoding LOW QUALITY PROTEIN: protein brunelleschi-like (The sequence of the model RefSeq protein was modified relative to this genomic sequence to represent the inferred CDS: deleted 1 base in 1 codon; substituted 1 base at 1 genomic stop codon) produces MRSSVSYMLSQGPGDPIMAHPDYEQHHYHNGCLLILVRGIGPLKPRSLQRVFERIQRLNNVKIPDSSGITRDIWVRYIRDHPVENNDWGDFQPHRRLLGLITVGKFDNQTELNELCRVHESLKVKYLPDKTSASSNSSASSISSTFSSGSGGSTVSGSSSLTDSGTLVNKSTTTQKFPPNILQPEEIPARYREAIINYSKYRNAGIIETEAVLKAARNCIEQGKNLDVAMFLQNVLYINLNMTEQQRVRRFEVLTDLYQKIGYNRKAAFCQRLAAWRHVAVSNTNPDWGQSYRLMLESFPGYKLVLEPQQVLESNIGWPVLQIDLLQQLVGTARRLRQSALATRHMTFLLQTMWQHLNAHDQKEMALQLQNLSSQSDPCNCEGALVPLVLENGTIIPPANLTDLPLCSQLLVKDLPSYMNPLKIVDAKADSGPFLFTPIHFSSMDRRQPKDDSKLSFNWIQHDVCEVNLKLTNPLPFELQVTDIRLLTTGVVFEAFPQTVMLQPNVXTTVALHGTPIESGELDIQGYSTHTLGVKSNCRLKHMLHRNELVISPQ; encoded by the exons ATGAGATCATCTGTAAGTTACATGTTATCGCAAGGACCAGGTGACCCGATAATGGCGCATCCAGACTACGAGCAGCATCACTATCATAACGGTTGTCTGCTAATCCTTGTGCGCGGAATCGGTCCACTGAAGCCGCGATCTCTGCAGCGTGTTTTCGAACGAATTCAGCGACTGAACAACGTCAAAATTCCTG ATTCTTCAGGAATAACTCGAGATATTTGGGTCCGATATATTAGAGACCATCCAGTGGAAAATAATGATTGGGGTGATTTCCAGCCGCATCGGAGACTGCTGGGTTTGATAACAGTTGGCAAATTCGACAACCAAACCGAGCTGAATGAATTATGCCGAGTACACGAATCACTGAAGGTCAAATAC CTTCCGGACAAAACCTCCGCTTCTTCTAACTCGTCAGCTTCTTCTATCAGCTCAACATTTTCATCTGGATCAGGTGGCAGCACGGTCAGTGGAAGTTCTTCGCTCACCGATTCTGGAACGCTGGTTAACAAATCAACTACTACCCAGAAGTTCCCTCCGAACATTCTCCAACCGGAGGAAATTCCAGCCCGTTATCGAGAAGCGATTATTAATTACAGCAAGTATCGTAACGCAGGTATTATCGAAACAGAAGCTGTTCTGAAAGCAGCCAGAAACTGTATTGAACAGGGAAAAAACTTGGACGTAGCAATGTTCCTTCAAAACGTACTTTACATTAACCTCAACATGACCGAACAACAGCGGGTTCGGCGGTTTGAAGTACTCACAGATCTGTACCAGAAAATAGGCTACAACAGAAAAGCCGCATTCTGTCAACGACTTGCTGCCTGGCGACACGTTGCCGTTAGTAACACCAACCCTGACTGGGGCCAAAGTTATCGACTCATGCTGGAAAGTTTCCCAGGGTACAAGCTCGTTCTTGAACCACAACAGGTACTCGAGAGCAACATCGGCTGGCCGGTTTTACAGATCGATCTTCTCCAACAGCTGGTGGGAACGGCCAGGCGGCTGAGACAATCGGCGTTAGCTACACGGCACATGACATTCCTGCTGCAAACGATGTGGCAACATTTGAACGCACACGATCAAAAAGAAATGGCACTACAGCTCCAAAATCTCAGCTCGCAgtcagatccctgcaac TGCGAGGGTGCACTGGTTCCGTTggtattggaaaatggaacCATCATACCGCCCGCGAATCTGACAGATCTACCCTTGTGTAGTCAACTGTTGGTAAAAGATTTGCCGTCGTACATGAATCCGCTCAAG ATTGTTGATGCCAAAGCCGATAGTGGACCGTTCCTTTTCACGCCAATCCACTTCAGTTCGATGGATCGCCGCCAGCCGAAGGACGATAGTAAACTATCGTTCAACTGGATTCAGCACGATGTGTGCGAAGTGAACTTGAAACTGACCAACCCGCTGCCCTTCGAGCTTCAGGTAACTGACATCCGGTTACTAACAACAGGGGTAGTTTTCGAGGCATTCCCACAAACGGTGATGCTGCAGCCAAATGTCTAGACAACAGTGGCCCTGCACGGAACACCTATCGAATCGGGAGAGCTTGATATTCAAGGCTACAGCACCCACACGTTAGGAGTCAAATCGAACTGTCGCTTGAAACACATGTTACACCGAAATGAATTAGTAATTAGTCCTCAATGA